The sequence below is a genomic window from Cobetia sp. cqz5-12.
GTTCGCTCCAGAAGCCTTCGCCGGGGAAGCGCTTCCACCCGAGCAGCGCCCCGGCGAGGATCAACAGGAAGAGGGGGCCGAGCGCCTGCTGTACACTTGCCATGCTGACTCCTTGTCGGGGCTGAGTGCGAATGCCTTGAGAGCGATGTGGTGTGCGCGTGACATGATGTCTCGCCTGCTGCCGCGGCGAGGTGGGCTGGTAAGCTTGTCATGACTCGCTCAGCGCTGCACTTGGACTCAGGTCTTGTTCGCCGGTCGCGCGCTGTCATCATGCCGTGGCTGAGCGCAGACCATTCCCATCACGTCACTTTCTTTCCCATTCGGGGCGCCTTGCCTGTCGATGCGCTGCCGGACCGTTGCCGGAACTGCCATGTATCGCGTAGAAGAAGACAATGCCCGCCCGCGGCTGCTCAATCTGCTGATCATCGTCACGCTGATCACCATCGTGGTCTCGCTGTATTACCTGATCGACTATTACCTGGTACGCGACGGCAGCAACGGCAAGGTGACCTGGTTTGCGCCCAATCAGTCCTGCGAGCTCAATCATGCCCCCTGTACTGCCGAGCTGGGCCGCTTCGGGCGTATTACCCTGGCGCTGGACGGTGATATCAGTCCGCTGACACCGCTGGGCATTCGCGTGATGACGGAAGGCGTCGCGCCGGAGGGGGTCGAGGTGGACTTCATCGGCCGCCACATGGACATGGGCGTGAAGCGCAGCGTGCTGAGTACCACCGATGCTCAGAGCCTCGAGCGTCAGCATTGGCAGGGGGAAGGCCAGCTGGGGTTCTGCAGCAGCGCGACCATGGCGTGGCGTGCGCAGGTGATCGTGACCACCGAGCGTGGCCGACTGGGCAGCTGGTTCGATTTCGATAGCCATCCCCAGGCCACCACGGCGGAGCAGCTCGAAAGCTCGGTCGATCAATTGTTTCGCAGTGATACCCGCCCGACGCATCAGGGCAGCTAGCCGCTGGCGCTGAGCCCGGCCGGCAGGGACGTCGTTTCAGGCATGAGGACACCGGGAGGCAGGGATGGGCGCAGAGCGAAAGTCACAGGATGGGCAGGCAGGAACCCGCCAACAAGAAAGCCATCAGCTCGACAAGGGCGTCGCCAGACGTTGGTGGTTGCTGGGTGCCGTCGGCCTGGCGGCCGTGATCGGTGCCGGTGTCGCCTGGCAGCAGGCGCAGCAGGATCTGGCGCCGGTCGCTGGCATGCAGGCCTGGGCCAGTCTGGGCGGCCCCATCCAGCTCGAATCGCAGCAGGGTGACTTCACGCTCGCGGAGGTGTCGATGGGCGAGGCCGCAGACGCACAGGCCACGCCGGTCATCGCGCTCTATTTCGGCTATACCCAATGCCCGGATGTCTGCCCGATGACGCTGGCGGCGCTGCGTCAGGTGATGTCTGAACTGCCACCGCAGGCGGCGGCGCGCGTGGTGCCGGTCATGGTCTCGCTGGACCCCGAGCGCGACACCCCTGCCCGGCTGGCCGAATACACCGGGCACTTCGGGCCGCGCTTTCAGGGCATCACCGGCAGTCAGGCGGCACTCGCCGATGTGGCGCGGCACTATGGCGTCAGCTATCGACGTGTCGAGGCACAGGACTCCGCGCTGGGTTACACCATCGATCATGGCGCCGCGCTCTATCTCGTCTCTGCTCAGGGGCGCATCTACGATCGCATTCCGTTCACGCCGGGGCCGGCCGGTGTTCGCGCTGGCGTGACGCGTGTCCTGAGCGCGACCGCAGATTGAGCCCTGCGTGGCACTCGCTTAACGCGCCGGGTCTTGAGGCCTTTTTCGGGAGTGAAATACACATTGTCCACAAGTTGGCAAGCGCTCAAGGAAAATTTTGTGGATAATCCTGACGTCTCGAACATGCAACGCAGCGCCGTCAAGAGACGTTTTATAAAGTCTAGCAAAAACAATCTGTTACGTGATATCGACTAAAAATATCAAGTCAGTGGTTGCTTTGCGTTCAACCAGCATCACTGCCGCGACAGGCACCAGAAAGACCGGTTGTCAACCTGTGGTCAATAGCTTCCCCACAGATTTATCCACAGGCTGGCGGCGTCCGCACCGGGCCTTCTGGAGGGGAGAATCAGCGGACATCAGCCATTGCTGTAGTGATGGCATGCATCGTTGTCCTGTACGCAGCTGACGTCTGGATGAGTTTGTCACTGGCCCTCATCCAGCCTTGCCAGAAACGCAAAGAGCCGCCCGATGGGCGGCTCTTTCGTTGCTACCGGCAGCAGTGCTCGCCGGTTACCAGCAGGGGAGGCTCACGCCGCCATTACTGCTTGGCGTCGGCCTTGGTCACGTCGAGCAGCTCGACCTTGAAGGTCAGCGTCTCGTTCGGGCCGATCGGGCCGCCGGTGCCAGCCTTGCCATACGCAAGATCAGCCGGGACGTAGAGCATCCAGGTGTCGCCGACGCTCATTTCCTGCAGCGCTTCCTGCCAGCCCTTGATGACCTGGTTGACCTTGAAGCTGACCGGCTCGCCACGCTGATAGGAGCTGTCGAAGACGGTGCCGTCCAGCAGCTTGCCTTCGTAGTTCACCTTGACGGTATCTTCAGCGGACGGAGTCGCACCGTCACCGGATTCCAGCACCTTGTATTGCAGGCCGGAATCCAGTGTCTTCACACCGTCCTTCTTGGCGTTGTCGGCGAGGAACTTATCACCTTCTGCCTTGTTGTCGGTCGCTTCCTGCTCGACCATCTTCTTCTGCTCTTCCATCTTCTTCTGCTGGAAGCGGGAAAGCGAATCCGCGATTTCCTGGTCGCTCATCTTCATGTCGCCCTTGGCGTAGACATCACGCACGGCTTGAGTGAAGGCGTCGAGATCCAGATCGGTGATGTCCTGGGAGAGGCTCTTGCCCAGAGTTGCACCGATGCCATAGCTGAGCTGTGCCTGCTCGTCGGCGAGGCTGTCATCGGCGGCAAAGCTGAACGGGGTGACCAGGAGGGCGCCGAGCGCGACGGCACTGACCAGCTGTTTCATGAAAACTCCTTCAGGATGGAATGGGCCTGAGACGGGCCCGAAACACGCAATTGGCACCGAGGCGGCATGGCCTGCCTCGGGCACTAGTGTTACTCCGACTCTACCAGCCGCGTACAAGTTCCGCATCTCGCTGGCGTTGTCAGGCGTCGGCGGGCACGCGGGCCAGTGCCAGCCGACGCAGGGCGCGAGCCGACGGGTGATCCCCCACGGTGAGCGTCATCGTGCCGCTCAACAGAACCAGGGATTGCTGAAAGGCCTGCAGCGGGTCCGCGACATGCGCGAAGGGCGCCCGCAGGCCGGTCGCGCCTTCGGCTGCCGACAGCGCAGGGCTCAGCTCTTCCAGCTGGGCGAGGGTCTCCTGCTCGGCGGATAGCTCGCAGGCCTTGAGCTGCTGATAGAGGCGTTCCAGGCGTTGCACCGCTGCCGGGTCCTGGGTCGCGGGCAGCGTCATCAGCTCCTGCCTCAACTGGCGGCGGCGCTCGCGCAGCATGCCGGTCATCCAGCCCTGCCAGTCGCGCACGTCTTCCAGCAGGCGAGTGGGTGAGGCGGCGAGGGCGATGCCGTGGGCGGACAGCCAGTGAATCCACAGCAGCTCGCAGACATCTAGGCCCGCCTCGTCCTGCAGCAGCAGGCAGGTGCTCATCATGTCCGGAACTGGCTGAGAGTTGCCCGCAGAGCCGACCTCGCCG
It includes:
- a CDS encoding TIGR02444 family protein, which gives rise to MGAYSIGLWDYALSLYALPGEVGSAGNSQPVPDMMSTCLLLQDEAGLDVCELLWIHWLSAHGIALAASPTRLLEDVRDWQGWMTGMLRERRRQLRQELMTLPATQDPAAVQRLERLYQQLKACELSAEQETLAQLEELSPALSAAEGATGLRAPFAHVADPLQAFQQSLVLLSGTMTLTVGDHPSARALRRLALARVPADA
- a CDS encoding SCO family protein, with translation MGAERKSQDGQAGTRQQESHQLDKGVARRWWLLGAVGLAAVIGAGVAWQQAQQDLAPVAGMQAWASLGGPIQLESQQGDFTLAEVSMGEAADAQATPVIALYFGYTQCPDVCPMTLAALRQVMSELPPQAAARVVPVMVSLDPERDTPARLAEYTGHFGPRFQGITGSQAALADVARHYGVSYRRVEAQDSALGYTIDHGAALYLVSAQGRIYDRIPFTPGPAGVRAGVTRVLSATAD
- a CDS encoding FKBP-type peptidyl-prolyl cis-trans isomerase, with protein sequence MKQLVSAVALGALLVTPFSFAADDSLADEQAQLSYGIGATLGKSLSQDITDLDLDAFTQAVRDVYAKGDMKMSDQEIADSLSRFQQKKMEEQKKMVEQEATDNKAEGDKFLADNAKKDGVKTLDSGLQYKVLESGDGATPSAEDTVKVNYEGKLLDGTVFDSSYQRGEPVSFKVNQVIKGWQEALQEMSVGDTWMLYVPADLAYGKAGTGGPIGPNETLTFKVELLDVTKADAKQ